Proteins from one Choloepus didactylus isolate mChoDid1 chromosome 4, mChoDid1.pri, whole genome shotgun sequence genomic window:
- the LOC119533404 gene encoding LOW QUALITY PROTEIN: olfactory receptor 4F15-like (The sequence of the model RefSeq protein was modified relative to this genomic sequence to represent the inferred CDS: inserted 2 bases in 1 codon), producing MDEMNHSMVSEFVFLGLTNSWENQLLLFIFSFFFYFASMIRNLVIVFTVTFDAHLHSPXGNLSVIDMLFCSITAPKMICDIFKMHKAISFSGCITQIFFSHAIGGTEMVLLIAMAFDRYVAICKPLHYLTIMSPRMCLFFLVTSWVIGVTHSVVQLIFVVDLPFCGPNVLDSFYCDLPRRLRLACIDTQDLEFMVTISSGLITVDSFVLLVISYVFILLTVRKQSSGGSSKALSTLSAHIAVVVLFFGPVMFFYIWPSPTSHLDKYLAIFDAFITPLLNPVIYTFRNKEMKVAMKRLGSHLVH from the exons ATGGATGAGATGAATCACTCTATGGTATCAGAGTTTGTGTTCCTGGGACTTACCAATTCATGGGAGAACCAGCTTCTCCtttttatcttctcctttttcttctactttgcaAGCATGATAAGAAACCTTGTCATTGTGTTCACTGTAACCTTTGATGCTCATCTTCACTCCCC GGGTAACCTCTCAGTAATTGATATGCTATTTTGCTCAATCACAGCCCCTAAAATGATTTGTGATATTTTCAAGATGCATAAAGCCATCTCCTTTTCAGGATGTATTACCCAGATCTTCTTTAGCCATGCTATTGGGGGCACTGAGATGGTTCTGCTCATAGCCATGGCCTTTGACAGGTATGTGGCCATATGCAAGCCTCTCCACTACCTGACCATCATGAGTCCAAGAATGTGTCTCTTCTTTTTAGTCACTTCCTGGGTCATTGGTGTTACCCATTCAGTGGTCCAATTGATTTTTGTTGTGGATTTGCCTTTTTGTGGCCCTAATGTATTGGACAGTTTTTACTGTGACCTTCCCCGGCGCCTCAGGCTTGCCTGCATAGACACCCAAGACCTAGAGTTCATGGTCACCATCAGTAGTGGGCTCATTACAGTGGACTCCTTTGTCTTGTTGGTCATTTCTTATGTCTTCATTCTGTTAACTGTTCGGAAACAGTCTTCCGGTGGTTCATCCAAGGCCCTTTCCACGCTATCAGCTCATATTGCTGTGGTGGTCTTGTTCTTTGGGCCAGTGATGTTTTTCTACATATGGCCTTCTCCCACATCACACCTGGATAAGTATCTTGCTATTTTTGATGCATTCATTACTCCTTTACTGAATCCAGTCATCTACACATTCAGGAACAAAGAGATGAAAGTGGCAATGAAGAGATTGGGCAGTCACCTTGTGCATTAA
- the LOC119533405 gene encoding olfactory receptor 4F3/4F16/4F29-like encodes MDGVNHSVVSEFVFLDLTNTWEIQLLLFVFSSVLYVASLVGNSLIVLTVTADRHLHSPMYFLLANLSLIDLGVSSVTSPKMIFDIFRKHKVISFGGCITQIFFIHVIGGVEMVLLIAMAFDRYVAICKPLHCLTIMSPRMCIFFLVAAWMVGLVHSVVQLAFVVNLPFCGPNVLDSFYCDLPRFIRLACTDTYRLEFMVTANSGFISVGSFCILLISYIVIIVSVQKHSSAGLSKALSTLSAHITVVVLFFGPLIFFYTWPSPSTHLDKFMAIFDAFLTPFLNPIIYIFRNQEMKVAMRRVCRQLVSYRKIS; translated from the coding sequence ATGGATGGAGTGAATCACTCTGTGGTGTCAGAGTTTGTGTTCCTGGACCTCACCAATACATGGGAAATCCAGCTTCTGCTCTTCGTGTTCTCCTCCGTGCTGTATGTGGCAAGCCTGGTGGGAAACTCCCTCATCGTGCTCACGGTGACTGCTGACCGTCACTTACACTCCCCCATGTACTTTCTGTTGGCCAACCTGTCTCTAATTGACCTGGGAGTTTCTTCTGTCACTTCTCCCAAGatgatttttgacattttcagaaAGCATAAAGTCATTTCCTTTGGAGGCTGCATCACTCAAATCTTCTTCATCCACGTCATTGGTGGTGTGGAGATGGTGCTGCTCATAGCCATGGCCTTTGACAGGTATGTGGCCATATGCAAACCCCTCCACTGTCTGACCATCATGAGCCCACGGatgtgcattttctttttagtggCTGCCTGGATGGTTGGCCTTGTTCATTCTGTGGTTCAATTGGCTTTTGTAGTAAACTTACCCTTTTGTGGCCCTAATGTGTTGGACAGCTTTTACTGTGACCTTCCTCGGTTCATCAGACTTGCTTGTACAGACACCTACCGCCTGGAGTTTATGGTCACAGCCAACAGTGGATTCATCTCTGTGGGTTCTTTCTGCATATTGCTCATTTCCTACATTGTCATCATCGTCAGCGTTCAGAAACACTCTTCAGCTGGTTTATCCAAGGCTCTGTCTACACTCTCAGCTCATATCACTGTcgtagttttgttttttggtccTTTGATATTCTTCTATACATGGCCATCTCCCTCCACACACCTGGATAAGTTTATGGCCATTTTTGATGCATTTCTCACTCCTTTCCTGAATCCTATCATTTACATATTCAGGAATCAAGAAATGAAGGTGGCAATGAGGAGGGTATGCAGACAGCTAGTAAGTTATAGGAAGATCTCTTAA